From the genome of Colius striatus isolate bColStr4 chromosome 15, bColStr4.1.hap1, whole genome shotgun sequence, one region includes:
- the LOC104553656 gene encoding histone-lysine N-methyltransferase SETMAR gives MADLSGGSEPLPVALRQPGEAPPAFQYSPDSVAGADGDVDPTEITFPGCACLASSCVAPVCSCLRRGGSYSSLCLRPAEEEEGYAQPVFECNAMCQCGESCQNRVVQRGLQFRLEVFKTEKKGWGVRTLQFIAKGRFVCEYAGEVLGFNEARRRIQAQTSKDSNYIIAVREHLHSGRVMETFVDPTHIGNVGRFLNHSCEPNLVMVPVRVDSMVPKLALFAATDISAGEELSYDYSGRFRNFPTPKREQKPSEDENRWRKPCYCGAPTCASFLPWDSSLFSTPGACSGSSP, from the exons aTGGCGGACCTGAGCGGCGGCTCGGAGCCGCTGCCCGTGGCTCTGCGGCAGCCCGGAGAGGCCCCGCCGGCCTTCCAG TATAGCCCAGACAGCGTGGCTGGAGCAGACGGAGACGTTGACCCCACTGAAATCACCTTCCCAGGGTGTGCTTGTCTCGCCAGCTCCTGCGTGGCTCCCGTGTGCTCCTGTCTTCGCCGGGGGGGAAGTTACAGCAGTTTGTGCCTCAGGCctgcagaggaagaggaagggtaTGCCCAGCCTGTTTTTGAATGCAATGCCATGTGCCAGTGTGGTGAATCCTGTCAAAACAGGGTTGTTCAGAGGGGTCTGCAATTCAGACTCGAGGTATTCAAGACTGAGAAGAAAGGATGGGGTGTCCGCACTCTGCAATTCATAGCTAAAGGAAGATTTGTTTGTGAATATGCTGGTGAAGTTTTAGGCTTCAATGAGGCACGCAGGAGGATTCAGGCCCAGACCTCGAAGGATTCAAACTACATTATAGCGGTGAGGGAGCACCTCCACAGCGGCCGGGTGATGGAGACGTTTGTTGACCCCACACACATTGGTAACGTCGGCAGGTTCCTGAATCATTCCTGTGAACCAAATTTAGTCATGGTGCCAGTCCGAGTTGACTCAATGGTGCCTAAACTGGCACTTTTTGCAGCCACCGATATCTCTGCTGGAGAGGAACTTTCATATGATTATTCTGGGAGATTCCGTAATTTTCCAACACCTAAGAGAGAACAGAAACCTTCAGAGGACGAGAACAGATGGAGAAAACCTTGCTACTGCGGCGCCCCCACATGTGCTTCCTTCTTACCTTGGGACAGCTCCCTCTTTTCCACACCAGGTGCTTGTTCAGGCAGCTCTCCGTAG